The sequence CAAGGTGCCGGGCTTCGTCGAATTCCACCTGTTGCGCGGTCCCGAGCTCGAGGACCACACGCTCTACGCCTCGCACACGATCTGGACCAGCCATGCCGCGTTCGAGGCCTGGACCAAGTCGGAGGCGTTTCGCGCGGCGCATCACAAAGCGGGCGATAACAAGCCGCTCTATCTTGGCCATCCTCAGTTCGAAGGTTTTGAGGTGATGCAGACGGTCGGGCGCGGCGCGAAGTAACGCCGCGCTTCAAAAAAAATGCGGCCCCTGTCAGACGCGGCGACTGACGGGGACCGCTTTGGGGCGCTTGATCGGTGACGGGGGGCCTGATCAGACGCAGCTGCAGCCTAGTCTCGCTATGTAACGCGCGGGTGACAGCGGGAATTATCCACAGGCTGTATGCCAGGATCAGAACAGCTTGCGATAGACGATGAAACCGGAGCGCTCCGCGACTTTGTCGTAAAGGCTTTGCGCCGTGACGTTGGTCTCGTGCGTCTGCCAGTAGACGCGTGGCGAGCCCGCAAGTTTTGCACGCTCGTACACCCCGTAGATCAGCGCCGAGGCGACGCCCTTGCCGCGCGCGGCCTCCAGCGTGAACAGGTCCTGCAGATAGCAGGACGGCTCGATCGCGGTGGTGCTGCGATGGAACAGGTAGTGAGTCAGCCCGAGCAGCTTGCCGTCGCCCTCGGCGACCAGCGCATGCACCGGCTCATAGGCATCGAAGAAGCGCTGCCACGTCACGCGTGTGATCTCGCCCGATAGCGCGGTCGGCCCCGAGCGGCCGTAGAAGGCGTTGTAGCCGTCCCACAGCGGCAGCCATTGATCATAGTCCTGCCTCGTGACGGAGCGAATGGTGAGCGACATGTGAAGATCCCGCGATGAGTGAAGGAGCTTCATACGTGATGAAGGGCATGCCGATCAATTGCGAGCGAAGTTCGCCGTCGCCTCACTCCGCGGCGGGAAGATACCGGATCAGCTTGCGGCTCCGGGGATCGCGCAGCGAGCGGTAGTAGTCGGCGCGCGCGGGCGCATCGGTGTGGCGCACGAGGTCGGTCACTGGCGTATAGCTCAGCATGCGGCCACCGTCGGGCAGCGCGGCGCAGACGAAGCGCAGCACCTCGCCATTGCGTAAGGCGATGTTGATCGGCATGGCATCGCCGATCCGCACCATCTCCATGCGTTGGGCGACGAAGGTGCCGAGCTCGTCCTCCGGCAGCTCGAACGTGCCGGTGTCGCGGCCGTGATACATCAGCGCGATGAAGGGCGGCCTGGCGTCGGCGATGTCATCAGCCACCGCAAAGTAGTCGCGGAATGCGCGGTTGATGAATTCAGCCGCGTCGCAATCCGATTTCGTGCGGTGCGCTTAAGAGGCGCTTGCGGCTCCACGAAAAGCTTTCGGATGATTTTAGGCCAAATGCGCGTGCTTGACGCGCTGCTGCTGCGTTGGCGCATTCAGCGTCGACGTCCCCGGCCCCCTGCGCGTGCCGACCGCTATCAGCAGCGACGCTGCGACCAGGATGGCCGCCGTCAGGGTGATTGCAACGATGAGCACAGGTGATTTCATCGACGTCCTGTCGCGATGCCGGTCGGCACGGGCCAGATCAAAGGTTTTCTTGGCGCCATGAAGGCTGGTCGAGGATGAGACGGGAATCAGGCCGGCAGGCCCATCGCCATGGTCGCCTTGGTCGACAGCACCGTCAGGGTGACGATCAGGCACAGCGAGAGCGCGGCGACGGCGAGCGAGGCCGCGACCGCGTTGGTCAGCCGGGAAGACGAAACGGTATCGGTTCGGCCCTGAAAGCCTGCCGTGCCGGACGCCCGAATCATGGGTCTAAATCCTTCAACATGCGAGCGAATCACCCGCGACATCGAACAATCTCACGACCTCAACGGGCAATATTGCGGCGGCTGTCGCGCCGAATATGGCGAGATTGCGGCGGAGGCGGGCCTTACGCCCGCTATTCGCCTGAGCGGGACTGCGGCGTCACGCGCTCGCGGCGATGCTGGCGGGATCGTCGATCTCGGCCGGCCGCCACTCCATCGACACAAAGCCGGGCGCGGCTTCCACCCGCTTCAGCCAGTCCCGGATCGCCGGGAACGTCGACAGGTCGAAGTCGCAGCGATCGGCGAGGTGGGTGTAGCCGTAGAGCGCGATGTCGGCGACCGTGAGCTGGCGGGCGGCGAAATAGGCGTTGGTCTTGAGATGGTTCTCCATCACCTGGAGCGCGCCATAGCCGCGCTCCATCCAGTCCTCCAGCGCGTGGGTCTGGAGATCGCGGCCACCCTTGACCAGCGACAGCCAGAAATAGGCGGCGCCGATGTTCGGCTCCAGCGCGTGCTGCTCGAAGAACATCCATTGCAGCGCCTCGGCGCGATCGATGCGGTGCTCCGGCGCAAGTGGTGTGCCGACCGCAAGGTACCACAGGATGGCGTTGGACTCGGCGATATAGCGGGCGTCGCCGACCTCGAGCAGCGGCACCTGGCCGGACGGGTTCTTCGCCAGGAAGTCCGGCGTGCGGCTTTCGCCGCGCAGAATGTCCACCTCGATCGGTTGGTAGGGCACGTTCAAAAGCGCCAGCGCAAGGCGGACCTTGTAGCTGTTGCCCGAGCGTTGCATCGAATAGAGCTTGTACATTCTGGGAGTTCTAACCTGGATGGGGAAAGTGCGGTGCGTCCTGCCTACGCGCCGCGGCTAAACAATGATGCCGATGCGAATCCGCTGCAAGGGCTGGCCAATAGAAAAACTCGAAAACCCTACCGCATTGCAACGCGGCGGAAGATCATTTCCGTGCGACCGTGCAACTCAGTTCACGCTTGCGTCAACAGACGGACAGTTGTGCCGTGCGTTGGTGTGAATAGGGAGCAATCTGCGCCAGGGAATTAAATCTCTCCGCATCGTCGTTCTTCGTGCCGCGTGACCAGGACGGGATGGCCGGGACAAGCCCCGGTCATGAAGGTGCAGAAGCGTCAGCGCGCGACACGCAGAATTGCTCCGAGGACAAGCCTTGCCGGATATGAGGAGTTTGGTCGGCAAAGTTGCGGAAAATTGCGGGAAATCCTGCCTTGAAACGCTCGAAATCCCGAAACTTTTTCGAGATTGGACCGAAGTTTCTTGCGGCGCAGCGGTACACGTTTTAGGGTGGCTGCATTCCCACAATTGGAGTCGTGAAGCCAAAGGGTTCACGGCGCTTGTCAGGAGATGACGATGTCCTTCCTTGCCGCTGCGCTCGACCGTGTGAAGCCGTCCGCGACCATCGCGGTCACGGATAAAGCACGCGCGCTGAAAGCGGCGGGCCGCAACGTCATCGGCCTCGGCGCAGGCGAGCCCGATTTCGACACGCCCGCCAATATCAAGCTGGCGGCGATCCGCGCCATTGAGGCCGGCAAGACCAAATACACCGCGGTCGACGGCATTCCCGAGCTGAAGGACGCCATCATCGCGAAGTTCCAGCGCGAGAACGGCGTCGCCTACAAGCCGAACCAGATCATCGTCGGCACCGGCGGCAAGCAGGTGCTCTACAACGCGCTGATGGCGACCATCAATCCGGGCGACGAGGTGATCATCCCGGCGCCGTACTGGGTCAGCTATCCTGAAATGGTGGCGCTCGCCGGCGGCGAGCCGGTGCCGGTGGTCTGCACCGCCGCAACCGGCTTCAAGCTCGGCGCCGAGGCGCTCGAGCGCGCGATCACGCCGAAGACCAAATGGGTGATCCTGTGCTCGCCGTCGAACCCGACCGGCGCCGCCTACACCAAGGCTGAACTGAAGGCGCTCACCGACGTGCTGGTCAAGCATCCGCAGGTGTGGGTGATGACCGACGACATGTACGAGCACCTCGTCTATGATGACTTCCAGTTCACCACTGTCGCGCAGGTCGAGCCCGGTCTCTACGACCGCACGCTCACCGTGAACGGCGTGTCGAAGGCCTATTGCATGACCGGCTGGCGCATCGGCTATGCCGGCGGCCCGGCTCAGCTCATCAAGGCGATGTCGACCATCCAGTCGCAGTCGACCTCGAACCCGTGCTCGATCGCGCAGTGGGCCTCGGTCGAGGCGCTGAACGGTCCGCAGGACTTCATCCCCGCCAACAACAAGGTGTTCAAGGAGCGCCGCGACCTCGTGGTCTCCATGCTCAACCAGGCGAACGGCATCGAGTGCCCGCGGCCGGAGGGCGCGTTCTACGTCTATCCGTCCTGCGCCGGCACGATCGGCAAGAAAGCGCCGTCGGGCAACGTGATCGGCAACGACGAGCAGTTCGTCACCGAACTCCTGGAGACCGAAGGCGTCGCGGTGGTGCAGGGGTCGGCCTTCGGCCTTGGCCCGGCGTTCCGCATCTCCTACGCAACCAAGACCTCCGACCTCGAAGACGCCTGCAAGCGCATCCAGCGTTTTTGCGGAAATCTGCGGTAGGGCTGTCGCGACAGCGTAAATTGGAAAGGCCCGCTTCGTGCGGGCTTTTTTGTTTTCAGTCCGAGCGAGAATGGTTGGGCGTCGGAGTCAGGGGCACCTTTGCTCAGATCAACGTTGTGCCCTGCCCCTCACCCGGATTGCTGCGCAATCCGACCTCTCCCCGCAGAAGGGCGGGGAGAGGTTAAGTCGCCTCCGATCGCACGCGCCAGTTCTTCTCCCATCGTATGGGGCGCACGGCTCTCTCGCTCTCTCGCCCCGCTCTTGCGGGGAGAGGGAGGGGTGAGGGGCTCTCTCCGCGCGTTCGATTTCAGCCGTGTCCGATCTGGCACCCACAACGCTGTTGTGGCATAGACCATCGCGCGGCGTCGCCGCGCCTTCCTGCCGCATCACATTCATCGCCGGAGACGTTTCATGCGCCGTTCGTTCATCTTCGCCGGGCTCACCGCGGCGGGTCTCATTGCCTCCGTCGCAAGCAGCGGCGCGCAGCAGCAGCGGATGGTGCGGGTCGGCGTGCTCGAATGCCGCGGCGGCGCCAGCGTCGGCTTCATCGTGGGATCGGTGACCAATCTCGGCTGCGTGCTGCGCGCCGACGGCCTGCCTGAAGATCGCTACGTCGCGACGATCCGCAAAGTGGGTCTCGACATCGGCATCACCCAGGAAACCACGCTGGCCTGGGGCGTGTTCGCGCCGGTCGACCGGCTCGGCCCCGGCGACCTCTCGGGCAATTATGCCGGCGCGCAGGGCAGCGCCTCGATCGGCGTCGGCTTAGGGGGCAACGTGCTGGTCGGCGGCTCCAACAATTCGATCGCGCTGCAGCCGCTCAGCGTGCAGGGCCAGGTCGGCCTCAACGTCGCCGCCGGCCTCGAAAGCCTGGAACTCCGTCCGGGCCGTTGACGCCTGACGACGGCGCCGATGTTTTAACCTCTCCCCGTCGGAGAGAGATGGAACATCACGGCGATCTGATCTCGATCCAGCTGACGACGCACCGCAGCGACGTTTGATGCTTGCCAAACCTCGGGGACGGGCAGAGCATCAACGTTTGCCGACCCAATCATGGGCCGAGCTCCACAAAAAGGAGGCGGCGAAATGGGACAAGACGTCAGAAGTCCCCGAGGTCCACGGTGCATTGCGCTGGTGGGCCCTTTCCAAAGCGGTAAAACCACACTTCTCGAAGCCATCCTGGCGCGAACCGGCGCAATCCCGCGTGCCGGCAGCGTCGATGCTGGAACCTCCGTCGGCGACGCCACGCCCGAGGCCCGTCATCACAAGATGACCGTCGGCCTCACTGCCGCCACCACGAGTTTCATGGGCGACAGCTATACTTTCCTGGATTGTCCCGGTTCCGTCGAATTCGCCCACGACATGCGCGCCGCACTGCCCGCGATCGACGCCGCGATCGTGGTGTGCGAGGCCGACGAGAAGAAGCTGCCGCAGCTTCAGATCATCCTGCGCGAGCTGGAGGAGCTGAAGATCCCGCGTTTCCTGTTCCTCAACAAGATCGATCGCGCCAGCCAGCGCATCCGCGAGACGCTCGCGATGCTCCAGCCCGCCTCGCGCGTGCCGCTGGTGCTGCGCCAGATCCCGATCTGGAAGGGCGATTTGATCGAGGGTTTCGTCGATCTCGCGCTGGAGCGCGCGTTCGTCTATCGCGAGCACAAGGCTTCCGAGGTGATCGCGCTCGAAGGCGGCGATCTCGATCGCGAGAAGGAGGCCCGCTTCTCGATGCTGGAGAAGCTCGCCGATCACGATGACGCGCTGATGGAGCAATTGCTCGAAGACATCCAGCCGCCGCGCGATGCGGTGTTCGACGATCTCGCCCGCGAACTCCGCGAAGGGCTGATCTGCCCCGTGCTGCTAGGGGCTGCTGCGCGCGAGAACGGCGTGCTGCGCCTGATGAAGGCGCTGCGCCACGAGGCACCCGGTGTGGCGGAGACCGCCAAACGTCTCGGCGTGCCCGAGAGCAAGGACGCAATCGGCTACGTCTTCAAGACGCTGCATTCGCAGCACGGCGGAAAGCTGTCGCTGACACGGCTGCTCACCGGCCATCTCGACGACGGCGCCACGCTGCAATCGTCCTCCGGCGGGACCAGCCGCATCTCCGGCATCCTCGCCGTCAACGGCGCCTACGATACCAAGCGTGCCGCGGCTGACGCCGGAGACACGGTGGCGCTCGCCAAGCTGGATCCGTTCAAGACCGGCGACACCATCTCGAACGGCAAGACGCCGCCGACTGCGCTCACCGCCCCGGAGCCGACGCCGCCGGTGCTCGCGATCTCGATCGCGTCCACCGACCGCAAGGACGATGTCAAGCTCGGCCAGGCGCTGGCCCGCCTGCACGAGGAGGATCCCTCGCTCGTCGTGGTGCAGAATCCTCAGACCCACGACACCGTGCTGTGGGGGCAGGGCGAGATGCATCTGCGCGTCGAGGTCGAGCGCCTGCGCGACCGTTTCGGCGTCAAGATTTCTTCGCATCCGCCCGCGATCGGCTATCAGGAGACCATCCGCAAGCCGATCACCCAGCGCGGCCGCCACAAGAAGCAGTCCGGCGGCCATGGCCAGTTCGGCGACGTCGTGCTCGACATCAGGCCGCTGCCGCGCGGCGACGGCTTCAAGTTCGCCGAGAAGGTGGTCGGCGGCGCGGTGCCGCGCAACTACATCCCGGCGGTGGAAGAAGGCGTCGTCGACGGCCTCGCGCGCGGTCCGCTCGGCTTCCCCGTCACCGACGTGCAGGTGACGCTGACCGACGGCTCCTATCACAGCGTCGACAGCTCCGATCTTGCCTTCCGCACGGCGGCGCGGATCGGGCTCAACGAAGGCCTGCCGCAATGCCAGCCGGTGCTGCTGGAGCCGATCCACGTGGTCGAGATCGTCTGTCCGACCGATGCCACAGCCAAGATCAATGCGATCCTGTCGGCGCGTCGGGGCCAGATCCTCGGCTTCGACACCCGCGACGGCTGGAATGGCTGGGACTGTGTCCGCGCCATGATGCCCGAGGCCGAGATCGGCGAATTGATCGTCGAGCTGCGTTCGGCCACGGCAGGGGCGGGCAGCTTCACCCGCCAGTTCGACCACATGGCCGAAGTCACCGGCCGCGCCGCCGACCAGATCATCGCCGCGCATCAGCACGCGGCGTGATCCGTCCCGCGCAGTAAGGGATGCACCGTTCTCTCATTGTAAGGGGCGCCCCACTCTCTCACTCCCTCTCCCCGTTCTTACGGGGAGAGGGTGGGGTGAGGGGCCTCTCCACGAATGCGGTCTGAATTGTAGGCGGACGACTTTACGAGCCGGAGGGACATTTGCTCCTCGCGCGATTGTGCCCAGCCGGTCACCCGGATTACTGACGTGATCCGACGTCTCTCTAGGCAAGAGCGGGAGAAGTGAAAACCCGCGCGATCGTTGGCAATCCGCATCGAGCCAGCTAGTTTGCGCCCGGTAAATGGGGCGCAAACTTCTGTGCTGAGATCCCGCCGCACTCTGGCGCTGGCCTGCGCCTTGTTGCTGGCCATCATTGCCGCGACATCCGTTCCACGAGCGCATCCTTGACAGGACGGCCGCAAGGCGAAATGAGATCGCCCAGCGACACTATCCCGAGGGTCCCCAGACGTGATGACCGCGCCCAAGACGCCCGCAGCCTGCTTGATCGGTTGGCCGGCCGCGCATTCGCGCTCGCCGCTGATCCATCATTACTGGCTGCGCACGCTGGGCATCGAGGGCGGCTATGTCATCGAGGCGGTTCCGCCCGAGGACCTCAGAGATTTCGTGCTGCGGCTGTCGCTGCGCGGCTTCGTCGGCGCCAACGTCACCATTCCGCATAAAGAAGCTGTGCTGGCGCTGTCGACACCCGACGCGCGCGCCAAGACTGTCGGTGCCGCCAACACCTTGTGGTTCGCCGACGGCGAGCTGCGCTCGACCAACACCGACGTCGAAGGCTTCATCGGCAATCTCGACGCCAGCGCGCCCGGCTGGGACAAGGCGGACGAAGCGCTGGTGCTCGGGGCCGGCGGCTCCTCGCGTGCGGTCGTGTTCGGCCTGCTCGAGCGCGGCATCAAGCGCATCCATCTCGCTAATCGCACCATCGCGCGCGCCGAGTCTCTTGCAAAGCAGTTCGGGCCGAACGTGCTTCCCGTGACGTGGGACGCGGTCAAGGACGTCTTGCCGCGCGCAAAGCTTCTCGTGAATACGACCTCGCTCGGCATGCACGGCCAGCCCGCGCTCGATGTCGACGCGGCGCGCCTGCCGCAGGATGCCGTCGTTGCCGACCTCGTCTATGTCCCGCTGGTGACGCCGCTGCTGGCGGCAGCAGCGGCGCGCGGCCTCAAGACGGCCGACGGGCTCGGCATGCTCTTGCACCAGGCGGTGCGCGGCTTCGAGCTGTGGTTCGGCCGGCGGCCGCAGGTGACGGCGGAGCTGCGCGTGCTGGTCGAGGCCGACCTCACAAAGACTTGAGAGAATAGTCGGCAGTCTGCGGCGTTCACCATCCGTGGGGACAATCGGAGACCGTCATGACCGTTCAACGTTCAACTTTCACGCGTCCGCTCATCGCCGTCGCGATGGTGGCCGCGTCCACGCTCTATGCCGCCGCGCAAAAGGCGCCGGTGCCGACGCGCGTGCGCGGCACGATCGAGAGCGTCGACGGCGACACCATGCAGGTCAAGTCGCGCAGCGGCGAGGACGTCAAGCTGCACATCGCGCCCGATCTGCGCGTGTCCGGCATCACGAAGATTTCGCTTGCCGACATCAAGGCGGGTTCGTTCATCGGCGCGACCACCGTGCCGGGCCCGGACGGCGGTCAGAACGCC comes from Bradyrhizobium diazoefficiens and encodes:
- a CDS encoding antibiotic biosynthesis monooxygenase family protein — protein: MYIAMNRFRVAKGSEAAFEQVWLTRDTHLDKVPGFVEFHLLRGPELEDHTLYASHTIWTSHAAFEAWTKSEAFRAAHHKAGDNKPLYLGHPQFEGFEVMQTVGRGAK
- a CDS encoding GNAT family N-acetyltransferase, giving the protein MSLTIRSVTRQDYDQWLPLWDGYNAFYGRSGPTALSGEITRVTWQRFFDAYEPVHALVAEGDGKLLGLTHYLFHRSTTAIEPSCYLQDLFTLEAARGKGVASALIYGVYERAKLAGSPRVYWQTHETNVTAQSLYDKVAERSGFIVYRKLF
- a CDS encoding glutathione S-transferase family protein, which encodes MYKLYSMQRSGNSYKVRLALALLNVPYQPIEVDILRGESRTPDFLAKNPSGQVPLLEVGDARYIAESNAILWYLAVGTPLAPEHRIDRAEALQWMFFEQHALEPNIGAAYFWLSLVKGGRDLQTHALEDWMERGYGALQVMENHLKTNAYFAARQLTVADIALYGYTHLADRCDFDLSTFPAIRDWLKRVEAAPGFVSMEWRPAEIDDPASIAASA
- a CDS encoding pyridoxal phosphate-dependent aminotransferase; amino-acid sequence: MSFLAAALDRVKPSATIAVTDKARALKAAGRNVIGLGAGEPDFDTPANIKLAAIRAIEAGKTKYTAVDGIPELKDAIIAKFQRENGVAYKPNQIIVGTGGKQVLYNALMATINPGDEVIIPAPYWVSYPEMVALAGGEPVPVVCTAATGFKLGAEALERAITPKTKWVILCSPSNPTGAAYTKAELKALTDVLVKHPQVWVMTDDMYEHLVYDDFQFTTVAQVEPGLYDRTLTVNGVSKAYCMTGWRIGYAGGPAQLIKAMSTIQSQSTSNPCSIAQWASVEALNGPQDFIPANNKVFKERRDLVVSMLNQANGIECPRPEGAFYVYPSCAGTIGKKAPSGNVIGNDEQFVTELLETEGVAVVQGSAFGLGPAFRISYATKTSDLEDACKRIQRFCGNLR
- a CDS encoding DUF992 domain-containing protein, translated to MRRSFIFAGLTAAGLIASVASSGAQQQRMVRVGVLECRGGASVGFIVGSVTNLGCVLRADGLPEDRYVATIRKVGLDIGITQETTLAWGVFAPVDRLGPGDLSGNYAGAQGSASIGVGLGGNVLVGGSNNSIALQPLSVQGQVGLNVAAGLESLELRPGR
- a CDS encoding elongation factor G, which encodes MGQDVRSPRGPRCIALVGPFQSGKTTLLEAILARTGAIPRAGSVDAGTSVGDATPEARHHKMTVGLTAATTSFMGDSYTFLDCPGSVEFAHDMRAALPAIDAAIVVCEADEKKLPQLQIILRELEELKIPRFLFLNKIDRASQRIRETLAMLQPASRVPLVLRQIPIWKGDLIEGFVDLALERAFVYREHKASEVIALEGGDLDREKEARFSMLEKLADHDDALMEQLLEDIQPPRDAVFDDLARELREGLICPVLLGAAARENGVLRLMKALRHEAPGVAETAKRLGVPESKDAIGYVFKTLHSQHGGKLSLTRLLTGHLDDGATLQSSSGGTSRISGILAVNGAYDTKRAAADAGDTVALAKLDPFKTGDTISNGKTPPTALTAPEPTPPVLAISIASTDRKDDVKLGQALARLHEEDPSLVVVQNPQTHDTVLWGQGEMHLRVEVERLRDRFGVKISSHPPAIGYQETIRKPITQRGRHKKQSGGHGQFGDVVLDIRPLPRGDGFKFAEKVVGGAVPRNYIPAVEEGVVDGLARGPLGFPVTDVQVTLTDGSYHSVDSSDLAFRTAARIGLNEGLPQCQPVLLEPIHVVEIVCPTDATAKINAILSARRGQILGFDTRDGWNGWDCVRAMMPEAEIGELIVELRSATAGAGSFTRQFDHMAEVTGRAADQIIAAHQHAA
- a CDS encoding shikimate dehydrogenase, with the protein product MTAPKTPAACLIGWPAAHSRSPLIHHYWLRTLGIEGGYVIEAVPPEDLRDFVLRLSLRGFVGANVTIPHKEAVLALSTPDARAKTVGAANTLWFADGELRSTNTDVEGFIGNLDASAPGWDKADEALVLGAGGSSRAVVFGLLERGIKRIHLANRTIARAESLAKQFGPNVLPVTWDAVKDVLPRAKLLVNTTSLGMHGQPALDVDAARLPQDAVVADLVYVPLVTPLLAAAAARGLKTADGLGMLLHQAVRGFELWFGRRPQVTAELRVLVEADLTKT